DNA from Agathobaculum sp. NTUH-O15-33:
ATCCTGCTGCTCGGCGCGCAGCTCAACCCGCCGCCGCTTGAGGAGCACGCCGAAGTGAATGTGCAGACGGTGATCGGCAAGCGGGCGAAAAAGCCGATGGTGCTGGAAAGCCCCATCTACATTTCGCATATGTCGTTCGGCGCGCTTTCAGCGGAAACCAAAACAGCGCTTTCCCGCGGCAGCGCGATGGTGAAGACAGCCATGTGCTCGGGCGAGGGCGGCATCCTGCCCGCCGAGCGCGAAGCCGCCTATCAATACATATTTGAATATGTGCCCAATCTTTACAGTGTGACCGATGAAAATTTGAAAAACGCGGACGCGATCGAGATCAAAATCGGTCAGGGCACCAAGCCCGGCATGGGCGGCCATCTGCCCGGCGGCAAGGTCACGCCGGAGATCGCCGCCGTGCGCGGCAAGCCGGTGGGGCAGGACGTAATCAGCCCGTCGAAATTTCCGGGTATCGATTCTAAGGAGGATTTGAAGCGGCTGGTGGACGAGCTGCGCGAACGGTCGGAGGGCAGGCCGATCGGCATCAAGATCGCGGCGGGCCGCATCGAAGATGACCTCTCCTATTGTGTATTCGCGGAACCGGATTTTATTACGGTTGATGGGCGCGGCGGCGCGACCGGCGCGAGCCCCAAGCTGATCCGCGACGCGACCAGCGTGCCGACCGTTTACGCCCTGCACCGGGCGCGCAAATATCTGGATAAGCACGGCAAGGGCATCGATCTGGTCATTACGGGCGGCCTGCGCGTGTCCGCGGACTTTGCCAAGGCTATCGCCATGGGCGCGGACGCGGTCGCTATCGCCTCCGCCGCGCTGATCGCGGCGGCCTGTATGCAGTACCGCATCTGCGGCACGGGCAAGTGTCCGGTCGGCGTGGCGACACAGGACCCGGAGCTGCGTCAGCGCCTGCATGAGGACGCGGCGGCGCAGCGCGTGGCCAATTTTCTGACCGTTTCGACTGAGGAGCTCAAGACCTTTGCCCGTATCACCGGGCATGAGGATGTGCACGATCTGTCGGTAAACGACCTGTGCACGGTGAGCCGGGAGATATCGAAGTATACGGATATCAGACACGCTTGAGAGCTAGGAGTTAGAAAGTAGGAATTAGGAGTTAGGGCGGCGTTTGCCGCCCTTTTCCTTTAGAAATACGCGTCGTCCGCCCATTTTGCGGAGTTTTCGTCAATATAGGTCCAATGAGTTTGCAGGTCCGCGTCATTGCGGATGATATGGTCGTAATAGCCGGTTTGCCATAGGCTGCTGCCGCAAGCACGCCGCGTCATGGCCTTAAATCCTTTTATAATATTCGGCACCGACGTTTGGGTAGGGCGGGGTGACCCCACCCCGCCGACATCCGGAGAAAGTTCCAGCAGAATATGTATATGGTTTGGCATGACGACAAAATGCAGTAAACGAACATTATGATATGCTTCGGACATGGTCTGAATTATTTTGCATACTTTTTTGCCGGTTGCCGTGAGCACGGTGAGCGGCGGGGTGAGGTCACCCCGCCCTACAATCTCGCCCAGCGAATGGACCTTGTTTTTGGTGCAGACCGTCAGGAAATACACGCCGGATTCACTGTAATCGTAGGCTTTCAGGCGTGGATGCTTTCTTTTAGGAAGCTGCATACGGGTATCTCCACCTTTGAAAAATGACGTAAGATATTTTGTATAGAAAAGCGGCGGTGTTTTTGCACCGCCGGTTTTGCTGTATTTTGTTATAGCTTCATTGCCCGGGCGAGCTTGCTTTCGGGCTCCGGGACGAGGGAGAGATGCTCGGCAAGCTCGGCGGCAAGGGCGTGGAAGGGTTCTTCGCTGCCCACGATATGCTCAAGCTCGATCTCGCACAGCGGCGCCGTTCTGCCTTCATGCTGCAATTCGCCCTGATCGAGGGCGAGCTCGCACACCGTGTCGTTTTGCTGAATGAGCACGGCGACGCGCATGAAATCCACCGTGCATTGCACGGCAAGCTCGGCCGAAGCGGCCTTGGCGCACAGATCCTTTGGCGCGCCGGCTTCCGGCAGGTGGGCAAGGCCTTCCTCGATCGTGGCGGCCTCGCACTCGTATTCCTCGTGCGTCCGCATGCCTTCAGGCGTTGATACGTTGCGCAGCTTCATGCAGCACACGCCGCGGCTGTTTTCCAGCCGCAGACGAAGCGCCGCCTCGTTTTGGCGTAAAAGTCCGTCCGCGGAGTCAAAATACTGCGACCTCATGTGGATGGTTCGGCTGGCGCTGCCCAGCCTGCCGGATGCCCACAGCAGCGCGCCGCCGAGCAAGGCTTCGTCCGCACGCCATTTGTATTCACGTTCCATTAACGCACCTGTCCGTTTCCATATACGATATATTTGGTGGAGGTGAGCGCGGTCAAGCCCATGGGCCCGCGCGCGTGGAGCTTTTGGGTGGAAATGCCGATCTCGGCGCCAAAGCCGAACTCAAACCCGTCGGTAAAGCGGGTGGAAGCGTTGACATAGACGGCGGCGGCGTCGATCTCTTCCAGAAAACGCTGGGAAGACGCGTAATCGCGGGTAACGATACACTCGGAGTGGCCGGTGTTATAGCGGTTAATGTGATCGATCGCTTCGTCCAGCGAATCGACCACCTTGACCGAGATCTCAAAATCGAGGTACTCCTTGCCCCAATCCTCATCCGTGGCGGGCAGGACGGCTTCGCCTAAGATCTCCTGCGTGCGCGGACAGCCGTGCAGCTTGACGCCGCTCGGCGCGAGGCCCTCGGCCGCCATGGGCAAAAAGGCCGCCGCAACGTCGCGGTGGACGAGCAGACTCTCAGCCGCGTTGCACACGGAGGGGCGTTGGCACTTGGCGTTGACCAGAATGCTCTGCGCCATGGCGAGGTCGGCCGTGGAATCGACATAAACGTGGCAGTTGCCGGTGCCCGTTTCGATGACCGGCACGGTCGCGTTTTGCACGACCGTTTGGATCAGCCCGGCCCCGCCGCGCGGGATCAGCACGTCGAGATAGCCGTTCAGGCGCATCATTTGGTTCGCGCTGTCACGCGTCGTATCCTCCACAAGGTTGATGGCGTTCTCCGGCAGGCCCTCGGCGGCGAGCGCCGCGCGCATCAGCCCGGTTAAGCACAGGGAAGAGTGGAACGCCTCCTTGCCGCCGCGCAGGATGCAGGCCGAACCCGCCTTGAAGCATAATGCCGCCGCGTCCACGGTGACATTGGGGCGCGCTTCGTATATGATGCCGATCACGCCCATGGGCACGCGCTTTTCGCCGATGTTCAGGCCCGAGGGCGTTTTGCGCATCCAAAGCATTTCCCCGATCGGATCGGGCAGATCGGCCACCTTACGGCAACCCTCCGCTATGCCCGCGATGCGCTTTTCATCAAGCATCAGCCGGTCGATCAGACCCTCGCCAAGGCCGCTTGCGCGGCCGGCCTCGATATCGGCACGGTTGGCGGCGATGATCTCGTCCGTGTGCGCCAAAAGCGCGTCCGCAATGGCCGATAGGCCCCGGTTTTTGTCGTTCGTGCCCAGCTTGGCAACGGCGCGCTTTGCTTCGTTTGCGTCGCGGGCAATGTCCATCAGTTGTCTCATTGGTGCACCTCTTTTTCTGCTTTTGCCAGCTGCTCGCGTATATGGCGCGCGAACAGATCAGGTCGATCAATCATCGGGCTGTGGCCACAGTCCGCCATCACGACAAGCTGCTTTTCCGGCGCGTCTATGCGGTCGAAGTAGCGTTCGACCGGCGCAAGGTGGGTGATATGATCGCGCGCGCCCTGTATGAACAGCGCGGGAACGCGCCAGTGCGCGCTGAACCGGGTAAGATCGAAAACGTTCATGCAGGCGCACAGCAGCGGCGTGCTTGTCAAGTTGCCTCGGATAATATCGATCAGGTCGCGTTTTTGAAGCGTGGGGCTGCGCCGCACGGCGGGGATCAGCGGTACCGGGTTTGGCTCGCGCAGGCCGTATTTGTTGCGCAGTTTGGTCATGGCGGCGTAGTGGCGCAAGCCTTTTTTATCCCAGTGGTCGGGCGGATAGGGCTGCATGGAAGCGAATCGCGCCTGATCGCGCGGCGTGCCGCGTTCGGCCAGCGCCTTGCGCAGCGCCGCGGTCGAAGCCTGCTCGGCCGCCGTCATGGAAACGACCTGTCCAACGCCGATATAGCGCGCGATCCGCTCCGGATGGCGCAGCGCGTACAGCGCGCCAAGCACCGTGCCCCAAGAGTGGCCCAGCAAAACGATGGGGGAGCCGGGAAAACGCTTTTTCAGTAGCTTGATCACGCCGTCCAAATCATGAAGCATCAGGCCGATCGAAAGCGGCGCGTCGGGATTACGGCGCAGCGTGCGTCCCGCGCCGCGCTGGTCGTAAAAGGCAAGGGTGCAGGCGTCGCCCAACATGTCATGGTGAGCATATGCAAAGCAGCTTTCGCTTACGCCCGGCCCGCCATGGAGAAACAGGACCAAGGGCTTGCCGGGCGCGGCGGGCAAGGTGAGCAGATAGGTCTCCGTGCCGTTCAGCGGAATAAATTCTTCAATCCAGTTTTGCGCCTGCTTCATGTTTACAGCTCCCTTCGCGCCTGTCAGGCACGCTCTCTGGCAAACAGCGTGCCCACCGGTTTACCATCCACGATGTCGTATAAAATATCGGCGTTTTCGCCGTTGGCCACCAGCATGGGGATGCCCGCGTCCATGCACAGCTCGGCGGCGGTCAGCTTGGTCGCCATGCCGCCCGTGCCGCCGGACGAGCCCGGCCCGCCCGCCATGCGGCGCACCTTCGCGTCGATGTTGGAGATTAGGGGCAGCAGCTTTGCCTGCGGGTTTTTGCGGGGATCGGAATCGTAAAGACCGTCGATATCGGTGAAGATGATGAGCAGATCGGCTTCGCACATGCGCGCGACAACGGCGGAAAGCGTATCGTTATCGCCGAAGTTTTCGATATGCACCAGCTCGGCGGTGGCGACGGTGTCGTTTTCGTTGATGATCGGGACGACGCCGGTCTGCAAAAGCGCGGAAAAGGTGTTGTGAATGTTTTCCCGCTGGCCGTCGTTCGTGATATTTTCCCGTGTCAGTAATATTTGCGCAACATTGATGCCGTATTCCAAGAACATTTTGTCGTATATATGCATCAGCTCGCATTGGCCCACCGCGGCGGCGGCCTGTTTCATGGAAAGCTTATGCGGCCGCTCCCGCAGGCCGAGCTTGGCCGCGCCCACGGTTACCGCGCCGGAGGATACCAAAACCATTTCAAAACCGCGGTTTTGCAAATCGCAGATGCAGCGGACGAGCTGCTCGATGCGCCGGATGTTGAGCTTGCCGTTATCATAAGTAAGCGTAGAGGTGCCGACCTTGACGACGATACGCCGCACCTCGTTGATGTTGAGCATGGTAATATCTCCTTGTTACACACATTTGTATCCAGCTTTATTTTAGCACAGCAAAACGTCCCGCACAAGGCAAACAAAAAATGTTTCTTTTTCCGCCGGTATCTCGGAAGTCAGCCCAGCGCCACGTCGAGGATCATCATCGCGAGAAAGCCCGCCATGACGCCCATGGTGCCAAGGTTGGAATGCTCGCCCAAATGGGCTTCGGGAATCAGTTCTTCTACTACAACATAGAGCATCGCGCCCGCCGCCGCCGCGAGCAGCCACGGCATCAGAGGGGCGATATCCTTCGCCAGCAGCACGACTAAAATGCCAAAGATCGGTTCGACGACGCCGGACAGGCTGCCGTAAAGGAACGAACGGCCCGCGGAAAGGCCTTCCTGCCGAAGCGGCAGGGCGACGGCAGCGCCCTCCGGGAAGTTCTGTATGCCAATTCCGACGGCGAGCGCCAGCGCGGCGGCATACATGGCGGGATCGCCCCCGTGCTGCGCCGCCAGCGCGAACGACAGGCCGACGGCCATGCCCTCCGGTATATTGTGCAGTGTCACCGCGAGCACCAAAAGCGTGGTGCGGTGAAGCGAAGAGGGCAGGCCCTCAGGCGTATCGCCGTCCGGGTGAAGGTGGGGCAGCAGTTGGTCAAGCAGCAGCAGCAGCCCCACGCCGAGCAGGAAACCGCCTGCGGCGGGGACCCAGCCGACCATGCCCTGCGCTTCCGCTTCCTCAATAGCGGGCACCAGCAGGCTCCATACGGAAGCCGCGATCATCACGCCCGCGGCAAAACCAAGGCACAGGCGCTGCAACGTTCTGCTTTGGCCGCGGCGCACCAGAAAAACAAGAGCCGCGCCAAGCGTTGTCATGAAAAATGTAAAGCCGGTACCGGCGGCCGCGTAGGCGAGTGGACTGGACATAAAAAACACTCCTTTTCAAATTGGATGATAACCGCGCTTGCAATTTCTCATTGTATGCGAGACGCGGGTAAGTGGGTTTAAGTTAGCTTGTGCTAACTTAAAGTATAGCGCGGTTTCTCATCTGTGTCAAGCAGCCAAGCCGCGGCATACAATGCGGGGAGGAAAGGGGCGTGTATCGCATGGTTTCGATCAGCCTGTGCATGATCGTGAAGAATGAGGAAGAGGTTCTCGCGCGGTGTCTGGACAGCGCGAAGGATATAGCGGATGAGGTGATCGTCGTCGACACCGGGTCGACGGACCGGACAAAGGAGATCGCCGCGCGTTATGGAAACGTATATGACTTTG
Protein-coding regions in this window:
- a CDS encoding glutamate-5-semialdehyde dehydrogenase — encoded protein: MRQLMDIARDANEAKRAVAKLGTNDKNRGLSAIADALLAHTDEIIAANRADIEAGRASGLGEGLIDRLMLDEKRIAGIAEGCRKVADLPDPIGEMLWMRKTPSGLNIGEKRVPMGVIGIIYEARPNVTVDAAALCFKAGSACILRGGKEAFHSSLCLTGLMRAALAAEGLPENAINLVEDTTRDSANQMMRLNGYLDVLIPRGGAGLIQTVVQNATVPVIETGTGNCHVYVDSTADLAMAQSILVNAKCQRPSVCNAAESLLVHRDVAAAFLPMAAEGLAPSGVKLHGCPRTQEILGEAVLPATDEDWGKEYLDFEISVKVVDSLDEAIDHINRYNTGHSECIVTRDYASSQRFLEEIDAAAVYVNASTRFTDGFEFGFGAEIGISTQKLHARGPMGLTALTSTKYIVYGNGQVR
- the proB gene encoding glutamate 5-kinase, which translates into the protein MLNINEVRRIVVKVGTSTLTYDNGKLNIRRIEQLVRCICDLQNRGFEMVLVSSGAVTVGAAKLGLRERPHKLSMKQAAAAVGQCELMHIYDKMFLEYGINVAQILLTRENITNDGQRENIHNTFSALLQTGVVPIINENDTVATAELVHIENFGDNDTLSAVVARMCEADLLIIFTDIDGLYDSDPRKNPQAKLLPLISNIDAKVRRMAGGPGSSGGTGGMATKLTAAELCMDAGIPMLVANGENADILYDIVDGKPVGTLFARERA
- a CDS encoding CYTH domain-containing protein, which encodes MEREYKWRADEALLGGALLWASGRLGSASRTIHMRSQYFDSADGLLRQNEAALRLRLENSRGVCCMKLRNVSTPEGMRTHEEYECEAATIEEGLAHLPEAGAPKDLCAKAASAELAVQCTVDFMRVAVLIQQNDTVCELALDQGELQHEGRTAPLCEIELEHIVGSEEPFHALAAELAEHLSLVPEPESKLARAMKL
- a CDS encoding glutamate synthase-related protein → MAVYRCKICGYVYDEEKMGKPFATLSECPRCEQAIGNFELVEGEPAPVPAPVPAPETLAYPAAHARQDASVRYMDEIHEMAVSGKPIIAAMGTQMAMPSFDDILLLGAQLNPPPLEEHAEVNVQTVIGKRAKKPMVLESPIYISHMSFGALSAETKTALSRGSAMVKTAMCSGEGGILPAEREAAYQYIFEYVPNLYSVTDENLKNADAIEIKIGQGTKPGMGGHLPGGKVTPEIAAVRGKPVGQDVISPSKFPGIDSKEDLKRLVDELRERSEGRPIGIKIAAGRIEDDLSYCVFAEPDFITVDGRGGATGASPKLIRDATSVPTVYALHRARKYLDKHGKGIDLVITGGLRVSADFAKAIAMGADAVAIASAALIAAACMQYRICGTGKCPVGVATQDPELRQRLHEDAAAQRVANFLTVSTEELKTFARITGHEDVHDLSVNDLCTVSREISKYTDIRHA
- a CDS encoding transposase → MQLPKRKHPRLKAYDYSESGVYFLTVCTKNKVHSLGEIVGRGDLTPPLTVLTATGKKVCKIIQTMSEAYHNVRLLHFVVMPNHIHILLELSPDVGGVGSPRPTQTSVPNIIKGFKAMTRRACGSSLWQTGYYDHIIRNDADLQTHWTYIDENSAKWADDAYF
- a CDS encoding ZIP family metal transporter, with the protein product MSSPLAYAAAGTGFTFFMTTLGAALVFLVRRGQSRTLQRLCLGFAAGVMIAASVWSLLVPAIEEAEAQGMVGWVPAAGGFLLGVGLLLLLDQLLPHLHPDGDTPEGLPSSLHRTTLLVLAVTLHNIPEGMAVGLSFALAAQHGGDPAMYAAALALAVGIGIQNFPEGAAVALPLRQEGLSAGRSFLYGSLSGVVEPIFGILVVLLAKDIAPLMPWLLAAAAGAMLYVVVEELIPEAHLGEHSNLGTMGVMAGFLAMMILDVALG
- a CDS encoding alpha/beta fold hydrolase; the encoded protein is MKQAQNWIEEFIPLNGTETYLLTLPAAPGKPLVLFLHGGPGVSESCFAYAHHDMLGDACTLAFYDQRGAGRTLRRNPDAPLSIGLMLHDLDGVIKLLKKRFPGSPIVLLGHSWGTVLGALYALRHPERIARYIGVGQVVSMTAAEQASTAALRKALAERGTPRDQARFASMQPYPPDHWDKKGLRHYAAMTKLRNKYGLREPNPVPLIPAVRRSPTLQKRDLIDIIRGNLTSTPLLCACMNVFDLTRFSAHWRVPALFIQGARDHITHLAPVERYFDRIDAPEKQLVVMADCGHSPMIDRPDLFARHIREQLAKAEKEVHQ